A single region of the Dehalococcoides mccartyi genome encodes:
- a CDS encoding bifunctional tRNA (adenosine(37)-N6)-threonylcarbamoyltransferase complex dimerization subunit type 1 TsaB/HAD family hydrolase: MPVLIAIDTATPDTGLAILKDNEIVAQYNWLSHQNQTVELLPRLNWLLESAGLVLKDANAIAVSIGPGSFNGLRVGLSTAKSLAFALDIPLCGIGTLELAAYPYLASGLKVWALLPSGQQEYAAAVYQKDGDGLKEVAKPYITNLADLAAEVSEPCVICGPISQTSQAELKTLLGDKKTVFAPADIRPSRAASLARLAKKRIEDGLTDSPAGLQPLYLRRPQISPRKHRTGLPLSQNKAVIWDMDGVIADSAPFHMRAWQTTFAEIGYTFSEADFYRTFGLRNDMIIYSVLGEKSDADTIHTLADRKEHLFREYAGQEIKLFPGVIELLKSLKTAGYRMAIASSAPLANIKLVMTKLGIGDYFLATVSEKDVTKGKPNPQVFLLSAARLCASPEECLVIEDAPAGVEAAKKAGMKCIAVTNSQQPQALSEADMIVDTLGKISVEDIAGFIGLAGAK, encoded by the coding sequence ATGCCGGTTTTAATAGCCATTGATACTGCCACCCCGGATACCGGGCTGGCTATCCTTAAAGATAATGAAATAGTGGCCCAGTACAACTGGCTCAGTCACCAGAACCAGACGGTAGAGCTGTTGCCCCGGCTGAACTGGTTGCTTGAGTCAGCTGGTCTGGTCCTTAAAGACGCTAACGCTATTGCGGTTTCTATAGGGCCGGGCAGTTTTAACGGCTTAAGAGTAGGCCTGAGTACCGCCAAAAGCCTGGCTTTTGCTCTGGATATCCCCCTGTGCGGTATCGGCACACTGGAACTGGCCGCCTACCCCTATCTGGCAAGCGGCCTTAAGGTGTGGGCATTACTGCCCTCAGGTCAGCAGGAATATGCCGCAGCAGTTTACCAAAAGGACGGAGACGGCTTAAAAGAAGTGGCTAAACCCTATATCACCAATCTGGCTGATTTGGCCGCTGAAGTCAGTGAACCCTGTGTTATCTGCGGGCCGATAAGCCAAACCAGCCAAGCCGAACTTAAGACCCTGCTTGGAGATAAAAAAACAGTATTTGCCCCGGCTGATATACGCCCTTCAAGGGCAGCCTCGCTGGCACGGCTGGCTAAAAAGAGGATTGAAGACGGCCTGACTGACAGCCCTGCCGGTTTGCAGCCGCTTTACCTGCGCCGCCCCCAGATATCCCCCCGCAAACACCGCACCGGCCTGCCGCTCTCCCAAAACAAAGCCGTTATCTGGGATATGGACGGGGTAATTGCAGATTCCGCCCCCTTTCATATGCGGGCATGGCAGACTACTTTTGCGGAGATAGGTTATACTTTTTCCGAAGCAGATTTTTACCGTACCTTCGGCCTGCGGAATGACATGATAATTTACTCGGTGCTGGGTGAAAAATCAGACGCGGATACCATCCACACTCTGGCTGACCGCAAGGAACACCTTTTCCGTGAATACGCCGGACAGGAGATAAAGCTATTTCCCGGTGTGATAGAACTTTTAAAATCCCTGAAAACAGCCGGTTACCGCATGGCTATTGCATCTTCGGCACCGCTGGCCAATATCAAGCTGGTTATGACCAAACTGGGTATAGGGGACTACTTCCTGGCTACAGTCAGCGAAAAAGATGTCACCAAGGGCAAGCCCAACCCCCAGGTATTCTTACTCTCGGCCGCCAGACTGTGCGCCAGCCCGGAAGAGTGCCTGGTAATAGAAGACGCACCCGCCGGAGTGGAAGCCGCCAAGAAAGCCGGTATGAAATGCATAGCTGTTACTAACAGCCAGCAACCCCAAGCCCTGAGCGAAGCTGATATGATAGTTGACACCCTGGGCAAGATTAGTGTAGAAGATATAGCCGGTTTTATAGGTTTGGCCGGCGCTAAATAA
- the tsaE gene encoding tRNA (adenosine(37)-N6)-threonylcarbamoyltransferase complex ATPase subunit type 1 TsaE — protein MNQLELVSHSTQQTQDLGKIIGELASAGDIIFLVGNLGAGKTNLTQGLAKGLDITENALSPSFVLVREMYGRLPLYHIDLYRLDLSEEIEELGLDDYLYGSGVTVVEWADKADELLPSENLRIEIAYLDDDKRELTLYAWGIRYEELLNEISQRVKDAGFNSH, from the coding sequence ATGAATCAACTTGAACTGGTGAGTCACAGTACCCAGCAAACCCAGGATCTGGGAAAGATAATAGGCGAACTGGCATCAGCCGGGGATATTATCTTCCTGGTGGGAAACCTTGGAGCAGGCAAAACTAACCTGACCCAGGGACTGGCAAAGGGACTGGATATTACCGAAAATGCCTTGAGCCCTTCATTTGTGCTCGTGCGTGAGATGTACGGACGTTTACCTTTGTATCACATAGATTTATACCGTCTGGACCTGAGCGAAGAGATAGAAGAACTGGGTCTGGATGACTATTTGTACGGCAGCGGAGTAACTGTGGTAGAGTGGGCTGATAAAGCCGACGAACTGCTGCCTTCAGAAAACCTGCGGATAGAAATAGCCTATCTTGATGATGATAAACGTGAGCTGACCCTATATGCCTGGGGTATCCGCTATGAAGAGCTGTTAAATGAGATTTCACAGAGGGTAAAGGATGCCGGTTTTAATAGCCATTGA
- the thiL gene encoding thiamine-phosphate kinase produces the protein MKVSDIGECQLIDKLNNLLHQKSAVNTPARENLIIDIGDDAAVFLPQGYQLVTVDSLIENVHFNRNMLCWADLGYKAMAINMSDIAAMGGVPQYAIVNIDLPPDTLVSSVTDCYNAMYSLAEKYQIAIIAGDTNQSSIINLAVTLLGSVENPNRLLTRNAAQAGQKIAVTGYLGSAAAGLDMLLNQTKVPDESREIFYRSFYRPEPRINEARLLVKEGVRCCIDISDGLVIDLGHVLRQSRVSARIDLGKLPLHPSLRLCYPFQAQNMALYGGEDYELLFTASAEVIEQISVQSPIPVTVIGEIIPGKPEELRLMDKDGRALQPGKNGWEHFKKPK, from the coding sequence ATGAAGGTTTCTGACATAGGCGAATGCCAGCTGATAGACAAGCTGAACAATCTTTTACACCAAAAGTCTGCTGTAAACACCCCTGCCCGTGAAAACTTAATAATTGATATTGGTGATGATGCCGCTGTTTTTCTGCCGCAGGGATATCAGCTGGTCACCGTGGACAGCCTGATTGAAAACGTACATTTCAACCGCAACATGCTTTGCTGGGCAGATTTGGGTTACAAAGCCATGGCAATAAATATGAGCGATATTGCCGCCATGGGGGGAGTCCCTCAATATGCCATAGTTAATATTGACCTGCCGCCGGATACGCTCGTTTCCAGCGTGACAGACTGCTATAACGCCATGTACAGTCTGGCTGAAAAATACCAGATTGCTATAATAGCCGGTGATACCAACCAGTCATCCATAATAAACCTGGCTGTCACTTTGCTGGGTTCGGTGGAAAACCCGAACCGCCTGCTTACCAGAAATGCTGCTCAGGCAGGGCAGAAAATAGCTGTTACCGGTTATCTGGGCAGTGCTGCTGCCGGTTTGGATATGCTGCTAAACCAAACAAAAGTCCCTGACGAAAGTCGTGAGATATTTTACCGCTCCTTTTACCGCCCTGAACCGCGGATAAATGAAGCCAGGTTGCTGGTTAAAGAGGGCGTCCGTTGCTGTATAGATATTAGTGATGGGCTGGTGATTGACCTTGGGCATGTACTCAGGCAGAGCCGGGTAAGTGCCAGAATTGATCTTGGTAAGCTGCCCCTCCACCCCAGCCTGCGTCTTTGCTACCCCTTTCAAGCCCAAAACATGGCCCTTTACGGGGGTGAAGATTACGAACTGTTGTTTACCGCCTCTGCCGAGGTGATAGAGCAAATTTCGGTGCAGAGTCCTATACCGGTTACTGTCATAGGTGAGATTATTCCGGGTAAACCGGAGGAATTAAGATTAATGGATAAAGATGGGAGGGCCCTTCAGCCGGGAAAGAACGGCTGGGAGCATTTTAAGAAACCAAAATGA
- a CDS encoding class I SAM-dependent methyltransferase: protein MSSLAEAPIQDPGFDSEEAHKRKQYMVDLFVVQAKNYDFHDDVFGLYAHRFWMRTVLKIVGKFVKGRTSTKMLDLACGTGFVTFNTARNFENIDIDSFDISPDMLAVAKERYEKYFKGRSIKFWQGDAEVPFGEEKYNLITTSFAYRNFANKGLATENVFRALKPGGLFIIQDLTKPEHHPMRGLYIFYMKYILPLFTSILGTEKSAARWLYKSAMMMPTNGQIVKLMESKGFEKCQYKSLSLGIACVIWGYKPEKSE, encoded by the coding sequence ATGAGTAGTTTGGCCGAAGCGCCTATCCAGGATCCCGGATTTGACTCTGAAGAGGCGCATAAACGTAAACAGTACATGGTTGACTTGTTCGTAGTTCAAGCGAAAAACTATGATTTCCACGATGATGTCTTCGGGCTTTATGCCCACCGTTTTTGGATGCGGACTGTTCTTAAGATTGTCGGTAAGTTTGTGAAAGGCCGCACCAGTACCAAAATGCTTGATTTGGCTTGCGGCACCGGCTTTGTTACCTTCAATACGGCCCGGAACTTCGAAAACATTGATATAGACTCCTTTGATATCAGCCCCGATATGCTGGCGGTTGCCAAGGAGCGTTACGAAAAGTATTTCAAAGGGCGGAGTATAAAGTTCTGGCAGGGTGATGCCGAAGTTCCCTTTGGCGAAGAGAAATACAATTTGATAACCACCAGTTTCGCTTACCGCAACTTTGCCAACAAAGGGCTGGCTACCGAGAATGTTTTCCGTGCCTTGAAACCGGGCGGTCTCTTTATTATTCAGGACCTTACCAAACCTGAACACCACCCCATGCGCGGACTGTATATATTCTATATGAAGTATATTTTGCCTTTGTTTACCAGTATTTTGGGTACCGAAAAATCGGCTGCCCGCTGGCTTTATAAATCTGCTATGATGATGCCCACTAACGGGCAAATTGTAAAACTAATGGAAAGCAAAGGCTTTGAAAAATGCCAGTATAAGAGCTTGTCGCTGGGTATTGCCTGCGTAATCTGGGGCTATAAACCGGAGAAATCAGAATAA
- a CDS encoding class I SAM-dependent methyltransferase, with translation MSSVDVNVKDPGFESEEAQARKRYMLQLFGFQAKHYDLHDDIMGLGIHRRWGKEMVLEILTYTRNMPQVKMLDLACGTGFVTFNTLRYMKNVDIDAFDITPEMVEVAKGRLKKNYPDRNVKFWVGDAEIPYGDAKYDVIGTCFAFRNFANKNLAASNIFKALKPGGLLVLQDMTKPEKQPFRGIYLFALKNLMPIMARIIGTEKKSARYLANSVLAMPSNAEIMAILQNQGFINIKSHYQSGGMGTLTVAYKPEN, from the coding sequence ATGAGCAGTGTAGATGTGAATGTGAAAGACCCCGGTTTTGAGTCTGAAGAGGCTCAGGCCCGCAAACGTTATATGCTTCAGTTATTTGGTTTTCAGGCCAAACATTATGACCTGCATGATGATATTATGGGTTTGGGTATTCATCGCCGCTGGGGCAAAGAGATGGTTTTGGAGATACTGACCTATACCCGCAATATGCCGCAGGTAAAAATGCTGGACCTTGCGTGCGGTACGGGTTTTGTTACCTTTAATACTTTGCGCTACATGAAAAATGTGGATATAGACGCCTTTGATATCACCCCCGAAATGGTGGAAGTAGCCAAGGGACGTCTCAAGAAGAATTATCCGGACCGCAACGTGAAATTCTGGGTGGGTGATGCCGAAATACCCTACGGTGATGCCAAATACGATGTTATCGGCACTTGCTTTGCCTTCCGCAATTTTGCCAACAAAAATCTGGCTGCCTCTAATATCTTCAAAGCACTTAAACCGGGCGGTCTGCTGGTTTTACAGGATATGACCAAACCCGAAAAACAGCCTTTCCGCGGTATTTACCTGTTTGCCTTGAAGAATCTGATGCCCATTATGGCTCGGATAATTGGTACAGAAAAAAAGTCTGCCCGTTATCTGGCAAATTCGGTGTTGGCCATGCCTAGTAACGCGGAAATAATGGCTATACTCCAAAATCAGGGTTTTATAAATATCAAATCCCACTATCAGAGTGGCGGTATGGGTACACTGACTGTTGCCTATAAGCCGGAGAATTAG
- a CDS encoding iron-containing alcohol dehydrogenase → MGKVDTLAYDIGNNRTRHVYIGNDILNSLPEYARELNADKFFIITDSNLENILKDKIKDLLSGVTETHLLAFPAGEASKTLSTLEDIGSKILDLRATKSSVIVCLGGGVVGNLGGLTAALLFRGLRFFHIPTTMVAQIDSAIGQKQAVNYKMGKNLFGQYYAPEFVFIDFDFLRTLPERQIRAGLAESVKHGLCQESSFFDYIEEHAGDYSPKVIDYISRHTIELKLELLKIDPFEGKLDPQLELGHTIGHAVEIIKNGQLLHGESIAIGMVAEAALSCEMGYMKPELAAKIERIFKKLGLPTRIPADVPLEGVMEALRYDNKRRTARTDFFLLEDFTRFHKENGKIGTKVSEEVLKKVLESAY, encoded by the coding sequence ATGGGTAAAGTGGATACACTGGCTTATGACATTGGGAATAACCGTACCCGTCACGTATATATAGGCAACGATATACTGAATAGTCTGCCGGAATATGCACGTGAACTGAATGCGGACAAATTTTTTATTATTACCGATTCCAATCTTGAAAATATCCTGAAGGATAAAATCAAAGATTTGCTTTCCGGGGTGACCGAAACCCACCTGTTGGCTTTCCCTGCCGGTGAAGCCTCAAAAACTCTGTCTACTCTGGAAGACATAGGCTCAAAAATCCTTGACCTTAGGGCTACCAAATCTAGCGTTATCGTCTGCCTGGGGGGCGGGGTAGTGGGTAATCTGGGCGGCCTGACCGCCGCACTCCTTTTCAGGGGTTTGCGCTTTTTCCATATTCCTACCACCATGGTTGCTCAGATAGACAGTGCCATTGGCCAGAAACAGGCTGTTAACTACAAAATGGGTAAAAACCTGTTCGGCCAGTATTATGCCCCGGAGTTTGTCTTTATAGATTTTGATTTTCTCCGGACTTTGCCCGAACGCCAGATACGGGCCGGTTTGGCCGAATCTGTGAAACACGGCTTGTGTCAGGAGTCCTCCTTTTTTGACTATATAGAAGAACATGCCGGTGATTATTCGCCGAAAGTTATAGATTACATCTCCCGCCACACCATAGAGCTTAAGCTGGAGCTGCTTAAGATTGACCCGTTTGAGGGTAAGCTTGACCCCCAGCTGGAGCTTGGACATACTATAGGCCATGCGGTGGAGATTATTAAAAACGGCCAGCTTTTGCATGGTGAGTCTATTGCTATAGGTATGGTGGCTGAGGCCGCCCTTTCCTGTGAAATGGGTTATATGAAGCCCGAACTGGCCGCTAAAATAGAGCGTATTTTCAAGAAGCTGGGTTTGCCCACTCGTATTCCGGCGGATGTTCCTCTAGAAGGGGTGATGGAAGCCCTTCGCTATGATAACAAACGCCGTACTGCCCGTACAGACTTCTTTTTGCTTGAGGATTTTACCCGCTTCCACAAGGAAAATGGTAAAATAGGTACCAAGGTTTCTGAAGAGGTTTTAAAGAAAGTTCTTGAAAGCGCTTACTAG
- a CDS encoding prenyltransferase encodes MKALTSERSDFQDWIQAARLKFLPQGVMPVVLAGALAFSEGTFDIANFVVAFSAAAAVQIGLTMFNDTLDYVYGTDCKPIDAKNPFSGGSGVFTCGIIKPRQSLLVIFSLYFFALLCAIYMALDMGWGVMWIAIIGAAISILYSAKPLRLAYHGLGELMMLIGYGPVLTAWGYFVHTGMVSSDILLIGVIPGLCMWAMILINEIPDYLEDRAAGKRNLTYRLGPKNAKNLFFISLLVLYAYILALVFNGIMPPLSAVSLGGIPLAVMAVRIAHRYYNDPIKVAMANKLMVIIYSVTTATVAIGMLT; translated from the coding sequence TTGAAAGCGCTTACTAGCGAACGGTCGGATTTTCAGGATTGGATACAGGCCGCCCGTCTCAAATTTTTACCTCAGGGTGTAATGCCGGTGGTATTAGCCGGTGCTTTGGCTTTTTCCGAGGGTACGTTTGATATTGCCAATTTTGTCGTGGCTTTTTCAGCCGCTGCTGCTGTCCAGATTGGCCTTACCATGTTTAACGATACTCTTGATTATGTTTACGGTACTGATTGCAAACCTATAGATGCTAAAAACCCCTTTTCCGGAGGGAGCGGGGTATTCACCTGCGGGATTATAAAACCCCGCCAGTCGCTTTTGGTTATCTTCTCTCTGTATTTCTTCGCCCTGCTGTGTGCCATTTATATGGCGCTGGATATGGGCTGGGGAGTTATGTGGATTGCCATTATAGGTGCAGCTATTTCCATACTGTACTCTGCTAAACCTTTGCGGCTTGCTTACCACGGTCTGGGCGAACTTATGATGCTTATCGGTTACGGGCCGGTGCTGACCGCCTGGGGGTATTTTGTTCATACCGGTATGGTTAGTTCGGATATACTGCTGATAGGTGTTATACCGGGTTTGTGTATGTGGGCAATGATACTTATAAATGAGATACCTGATTATCTGGAAGATCGGGCAGCCGGCAAACGTAACTTGACTTACCGCTTAGGGCCAAAAAATGCCAAGAATCTGTTTTTTATTTCATTGCTAGTCCTATATGCTTATATACTGGCGCTGGTTTTCAACGGGATAATGCCGCCTCTTTCCGCTGTATCTTTAGGTGGTATTCCTCTGGCTGTTATGGCCGTCAGGATTGCTCACCGTTATTATAATGACCCCATAAAGGTAGCCATGGCCAATAAATTGATGGTCATAATATATTCGGTCACAACTGCTACGGTGGCCATAGGGATGTTGACATAA
- a CDS encoding class I SAM-dependent methyltransferase: MVAPSFFEKVAPVYEFLTRMFMLGTFESARDRMLNEDTSSFSVLDLCTGTGYIANKIEAKRIVGLDQSVQMMALNDRTKRPNKTLVRGNAYHLPFEDGEFERIYCSSASHEFKLFGKVLAECFRTLKPGGKVAVYDIYQPKNKFYSLIVNTIYRYPVEHNIMWVHTLEEWRKLLTEAGFEVEELEAVRGVFVFVRARKPA; encoded by the coding sequence ATGGTAGCCCCCAGTTTTTTTGAAAAAGTTGCTCCGGTATACGAATTTTTAACCCGTATGTTTATGCTGGGTACATTTGAAAGTGCCCGTGACAGAATGCTTAACGAAGATACCTCGTCTTTCAGTGTCCTTGACCTGTGTACCGGTACTGGGTATATTGCTAACAAGATAGAAGCAAAGCGGATTGTAGGTTTAGACCAGTCTGTCCAGATGATGGCCCTTAATGACCGCACCAAACGCCCCAACAAAACTCTGGTACGGGGAAATGCCTATCATCTGCCGTTTGAAGACGGTGAGTTTGAGCGCATTTATTGCTCCAGTGCCAGCCATGAATTCAAGCTCTTCGGCAAGGTACTGGCGGAGTGTTTCCGTACCTTGAAGCCTGGCGGCAAGGTGGCTGTTTATGACATTTACCAGCCCAAAAACAAGTTTTATTCTCTGATAGTCAATACTATATACCGTTATCCTGTTGAACATAATATTATGTGGGTGCATACGCTAGAGGAATGGCGCAAGCTTTTGACTGAAGCCGGCTTTGAGGTGGAGGAACTGGAAGCTGTCAGGGGGGTATTTGTTTTTGTTCGGGCTCGAAAGCCCGCTTAA
- a CDS encoding metallophosphoesterase family protein: MRYAVIADIHANLEALNAVLEDAYKREAAEIWCLGDIVNYGPDPMACLEILRNRKHMAVAGNHDLAVAGKINHSLFELEAARCLVWTRNQLSSDMIDYLACLPKVTSDGDFTLVHGSLKRPEWDYITTPQIAAENFSLMNTPYCLVGHTHMPYVFTPGQNGICRGIPLMAGSMQPLRQTSLIINPGSVGQPRDGNPQASYGIYNDESRTFCLYRVPYNISATQKKMQKAKLPPFLSARLSKGR, translated from the coding sequence ATGCGTTATGCGGTTATAGCGGACATACATGCAAATCTGGAGGCTTTAAATGCCGTTCTGGAAGATGCATATAAACGGGAAGCTGCCGAAATCTGGTGTTTGGGAGATATTGTAAATTACGGTCCTGACCCCATGGCCTGTTTGGAAATACTGAGAAATCGCAAGCATATGGCAGTAGCCGGCAACCATGACTTGGCAGTAGCCGGCAAAATAAACCATTCGTTATTTGAATTGGAAGCCGCCCGTTGTCTCGTTTGGACTAGAAATCAGTTATCCTCGGATATGATTGATTATCTTGCCTGTTTACCGAAAGTGACCTCTGATGGTGATTTTACTTTGGTGCATGGCAGTCTAAAGCGTCCCGAATGGGATTATATCACTACTCCACAGATTGCAGCTGAGAATTTCAGCCTTATGAATACCCCGTATTGTCTGGTTGGGCATACCCATATGCCTTATGTATTTACTCCCGGTCAAAATGGAATTTGCCGCGGTATTCCCCTGATGGCAGGCAGTATGCAACCACTTCGCCAGACAAGCCTGATAATAAACCCCGGCAGTGTTGGTCAACCGCGGGATGGCAACCCACAGGCCAGTTACGGTATTTACAATGACGAATCTCGCACTTTTTGCCTTTACAGGGTGCCTTATAACATTTCTGCTACCCAAAAAAAGATGCAAAAAGCTAAATTACCCCCGTTTTTATCAGCACGATTGAGCAAAGGGCGTTAA
- the rsmA gene encoding 16S rRNA (adenine(1518)-N(6)/adenine(1519)-N(6))-dimethyltransferase RsmA has product MEKDVPLLAAGVPSLMAQAKEMMEGYTLKARKGLGQHFLISQGVLNKILLAADLKPTDTVIEVGPGLGVLTEELLERAGQVIAVELDDKLVNALTEKFKAYPNFKIIHSDILKISPEEILGQNIPYKLVANLPYYITSAVLRQFLEAEIKPELMVVMVQKEVAKNMVAKTGDMGLLTLSVRFYGNPALVATVPAGAFYPPPEVDSAIVKVVIPQTTIMDGVSAVDFFKLARAGFGTRRKTLLNALAQGLGISKQDILLLLERSGIDSARRAETLSMEEWKGLCLEYTVNPC; this is encoded by the coding sequence ATGGAAAAAGATGTGCCTCTGTTAGCTGCCGGTGTACCTTCACTTATGGCTCAGGCCAAGGAGATGATGGAGGGTTATACCCTGAAAGCCCGCAAAGGGTTGGGGCAGCATTTTTTAATAAGTCAGGGCGTGCTGAATAAAATCCTTCTGGCTGCAGATTTGAAACCGACGGATACGGTTATAGAAGTGGGGCCTGGGCTTGGGGTGCTTACAGAAGAACTCCTTGAAAGAGCCGGGCAGGTTATAGCTGTAGAGCTGGATGACAAACTGGTAAACGCTTTGACCGAAAAATTCAAGGCATATCCCAATTTCAAGATTATCCATTCAGATATACTAAAAATCAGCCCTGAGGAAATACTGGGACAAAATATTCCTTACAAGCTGGTAGCCAATCTCCCTTATTACATAACCTCGGCTGTACTCCGCCAGTTTCTGGAAGCAGAAATAAAGCCTGAACTGATGGTGGTCATGGTGCAGAAAGAAGTGGCCAAAAACATGGTCGCCAAAACAGGAGACATGGGTCTTCTAACCCTGAGTGTGCGGTTTTACGGCAACCCTGCGTTGGTGGCTACTGTTCCGGCTGGGGCTTTTTACCCCCCGCCGGAGGTGGATTCGGCTATTGTAAAGGTGGTTATTCCGCAAACAACAATTATGGACGGGGTGTCTGCGGTTGATTTTTTTAAACTGGCCCGAGCCGGTTTCGGCACCCGCCGCAAAACACTTCTTAATGCACTTGCCCAAGGGCTGGGCATATCCAAACAGGATATACTGTTACTACTGGAAAGGTCAGGCATAGACTCTGCCCGCCGGGCAGAGACCTTAAGCATGGAGGAATGGAAAGGGTTATGCCTGGAATATACGGTGAATCCATGCTGA
- the ispE gene encoding 4-(cytidine 5'-diphospho)-2-C-methyl-D-erythritol kinase, with product MLTLLAPAKVNLSLEVLYRRNDGYHELRSIVQSLSLCDRLSFSPAKMVQISSDSPDWQPEHSLVSKAVTLFSERCGQSSGVNLKIAKRIPLVSGLGGDSSCAAAVLKGLNKVWGCGYPCWRLMEIGAELGSDVPFFIMGGTAMMEGRGETVTPLPTLNQMWAVLLVPPISMPPDKTAVLYRNLHPDSFTSGEIGDKLLEDICHGKLSPSLCFNVFEKVAFTLFPELVKYRWQFLEAGAYQISLAGAGPTLFTLLKDRNTAEKIYHNLCQKGHQAYLVSTLGPLD from the coding sequence ATGCTGACACTGCTGGCTCCTGCCAAAGTCAACCTTAGTCTGGAAGTACTCTACCGCAGAAATGACGGTTACCATGAGTTGCGAAGCATTGTTCAGTCTCTGAGTTTGTGTGACCGCCTGTCTTTCAGCCCCGCTAAAATGGTACAGATAAGCTCAGACAGCCCGGACTGGCAGCCCGAACATAGCCTAGTTTCGAAAGCAGTGACATTGTTTAGTGAAAGATGCGGGCAAAGCAGCGGGGTGAACCTCAAAATAGCCAAACGCATTCCTCTGGTTTCCGGACTGGGTGGAGACAGCTCTTGTGCGGCGGCTGTTTTGAAAGGGCTTAACAAGGTCTGGGGATGCGGTTATCCCTGCTGGCGGCTGATGGAAATAGGTGCAGAACTTGGTTCTGATGTCCCCTTTTTCATAATGGGTGGTACGGCTATGATGGAAGGACGGGGAGAAACGGTAACTCCTCTGCCTACCCTTAATCAGATGTGGGCGGTTTTGCTGGTTCCGCCAATTTCAATGCCGCCGGATAAGACTGCCGTTCTCTATCGCAATCTGCACCCGGACAGCTTTACCAGTGGTGAAATAGGTGATAAACTGCTGGAAGATATTTGTCATGGCAAGCTTAGCCCCAGCCTTTGTTTCAACGTTTTTGAGAAAGTAGCTTTTACCCTTTTCCCCGAACTGGTTAAATACCGCTGGCAGTTTTTGGAAGCAGGGGCATACCAGATATCTTTGGCCGGAGCAGGCCCGACCCTGTTTACCCTGCTTAAAGATAGAAATACGGCTGAAAAAATATACCATAACCTGTGCCAAAAAGGGCATCAGGCCTACTTGGTATCGACCTTGGGGCCGCTGGATTGA